A genomic segment from Glycine soja cultivar W05 chromosome 20, ASM419377v2, whole genome shotgun sequence encodes:
- the LOC114403712 gene encoding uncharacterized protein At4g19900 isoform X1 — MLRSRRRSPYGAYLCAVISAVLLLFSVSLLYSRLSRSHPHSHHLPRPSLVSHSTSADISIASSDDPIDELDFIDETLDPPSLRLNPPPYHLFFDPLSASLRRSFHHRHSDNNNNFPFQSFSDNDDRSKTAFASDDVPVDFTVRSMAARVATIDDALLLKTSPLREGWSDWFDKKSVFLRKDRMFRSNFDVLNPLNNPLLQDPDAGAATTGLTRGDRIVQKWWIHEFKKVPFPGIKKKAPLNVNVNTLTKVGIERRTLNHNHNNNDDDNNNNEIIKEVVNSGSNGGESSIQKDVDVIGADRGVSVKNHVVNSGSNGGESSIEKDVDVVGAARGVSVKNHVYADGDTWGYYPGLPRLRLSFSDFMDEFFRLGKCVTRVFMVWNSPPWMYTVRHQRGLESLLFHHPDACVVVFSETVELDFFKDSFVKDGYKVAVAMPNLDELLKDMPAHIFASVWFEWKKTNFYSTHYSELIRLAALYKYGGIYLDSDIIVLKPISFLNNSVGMEGHGAGSALNGAVMSFPRHSLFVKECLEEFYMTYDDTSLRGNGADLLTRVARKYLGDENKSVKHLELKVEPSYIFFPVSSQNITRYFIAPTTETEKAQQDVLLENILHNSLTFHFWNSVTFSLIPEPDSLVSKLLNYACIRCSELP; from the exons ATGCTTCGTTCACGGCGGCGCTCCCCTTACGGCGCCTACCTCTGCGCCGTGATCTCCGCCGTGCTCCTCCTCTTCTCCGTCTCCCTCCTCTACTCCCGCCTCTCCCGCTCCCACCCCCACTCCCACCACCTCCCCCGTCCCTCCCTCGTTTCCCACTCCACCTCCGCCGACATCTCCATCGCCTCCTCCGACGACCCCATCGACGAGCTCGACTTCATCGACGAAACCCTAGATCCCCCCTCCCTCCGCCTCAACCCTCCCCCCTACCACCTCTTCTTCGATCCCCTCTCCGCCTCCCTCCGCCGCTCCTTCCACCACCGTCACTCCgacaacaacaataatttcCCCTTCCAATCCTTCTCCGATAATGATGACCGTTCCAAAACCGCATTCGCCTCCGACGACGTTCCCGTGGACTTCACCGTCCGTTCCATGGCGGCGCGTGTGGCCACAATCGACGACGCGCTGCTGCTCAAAACCTCTCCCTTAAGAGAAGGATGGAGCGACTGGTTCGACAAGAAGAGTGTGTTTTTAAGAAAGGATAGAATGTTCAGATCCAACTTCGACGTGCTTAACCCTCTCAACAACCCCTTGCTTCAAGATCCCGACGCCGGCGCCGCCACCACCGGACTCACCAGGGGGGACAGAATTGTCCAGAAGTGGTGGATCCATGAGTTCAAGAAAGTTCCATTCCCTGGTATCAAGAAGAAGGCTCCTCTTAATGTCAATGTCAACACTCTCACCAAAGTTGGCATAGAACGCAGAACTTTGAATCATAACCACAACaacaatgatgatgataataataataatgagattATTAAAGAAGTTGTAAATTCTGGTAGCAATGGTGGTGAATCGAGCATTCAGAAAGATGTTGATGTTATTGGTGCTGATAGAGGTGTGTCTGTGAAGAATCATGTTGTAAATTCTGGTAGCAATGGTGGTGAATCGAGCATTGAGAAAGATGTTGATGTTGTTGGTGCTGCTAGGGGTGTGTCTGTGAAGAATCATGTGTATGCAGATGGGGATACTTGGGGCTACTACCCTGGATTGCCGCGGCTGCGATTGTCGTTCAGTGATTTCATGGATGAGTTTTTCAGGCTGGGGAAATGTGTTACTAGAGTGTTTATGGTGTGGAATTCGCCACCTTGGATGTACACTGTTCGGCATCAGCGTGGTCTCGAGAGTTTGCTCTTTCATCACCCCGATGCTTGTGTTGTTGTGTTCTCCGAGACGGTGGAACTTGATTTCTTCAAGGACAGCTTTGTTAAGGATGG GTACAAAGTTGCTGTTGCTATGCCAAATCTTGATGAGCTTCTGAAGGATATGCCTGCTCACATTTTTGCTTCTGTGTGGTTTGAATGGAAGAAGACAAATTTCTATTCTACTCATTACAGTGAGCTTATCCGCCTTGCTGCTCTGTACAA GTATGGTGGGATCTATCTAGATTCAGATATCATCGTGTTGAAGccgatttcttttcttaataattCTGTTGGTATGGAGGGTCATGGTGCTGGAAGTGCTTTGAATGGTGCTGTAATGTCTTTTCCAAGACACAG TTTGTTCGTAAAGGAGTGTTTGGAAGAGTTCTACATGACATATGATGATACCAGTTTGAGAGGGAATGGTGCTGATCTGTTGACGAGGGTTGCTCGAAAATATTTAGGAGATGAGAATAAATCTGTTAAGCACTTGGAGTTGAAAGTAGAACCCTCTTATATCTTCTTCCCTGTTAGTTCTCAGAACATAACAAG ATACTTCATTGCACCGACGACAGAGACTGAGAAAGCTCAACAAGATGTGCTGCTTGAAAATATCCTGCACAATTCGTTGACATTTCATTTCTGGAACAGCGTGACATTTTCTCTCATCCCTGAACCAGATAGCCTTGTCTCCAAGCTTTTGAATTATGCTTGTATCCGATGCTCGGAATTACCGTGA
- the LOC114403712 gene encoding uncharacterized protein At4g19900 isoform X2 has protein sequence MLRSRRRSPYGAYLCAVISAVLLLFSVSLLYSRLSRSHPHSHHLPRPSLVSHSTSADISIASSDDPIDELDFIDETLDPPSLRLNPPPYHLFFDPLSASLRRSFHHRHSDNNNNFPFQSFSDNDDRSKTAFASDDVPVDFTVRSMAARVATIDDALLLKTSPLREGWSDWFDKKSVFLRKDRMFRSNFDVLNPLNNPLLQDPDAGAATTGLTRGDRIVQKWWIHEFKKVPFPGIKKKAPLNVNVNTLTKVGIERRTLNHNHNNNDDDNNNNEIIKEVVNSGSNGGESSIQKDVDVIGADRGVSVKNHVVNSGSNGGESSIEKDVDVVGAARGVSVKNHVYADGDTWGYYPGLPRLRLSFSDFMDEFFRLGKCVTRVFMVWNSPPWMYTVRHQRGLESLLFHHPDACVVVFSETVELDFFKDSFVKDGYKVAVAMPNLDELLKDMPAHIFASVWFEWKKTNFYSTHYSELIRLAALYKYGGIYLDSDIIVLKPISFLNNSVGMEGHGAGSALNGAVMSFPRHSLFVKECLEEFYMTYDDTSLRGNGADLLTRVARKYLGDENKSVKHLELKVEPSYIFFPVSSQNITRYFILCLCTLPELNCKQILHCTDDRD, from the exons ATGCTTCGTTCACGGCGGCGCTCCCCTTACGGCGCCTACCTCTGCGCCGTGATCTCCGCCGTGCTCCTCCTCTTCTCCGTCTCCCTCCTCTACTCCCGCCTCTCCCGCTCCCACCCCCACTCCCACCACCTCCCCCGTCCCTCCCTCGTTTCCCACTCCACCTCCGCCGACATCTCCATCGCCTCCTCCGACGACCCCATCGACGAGCTCGACTTCATCGACGAAACCCTAGATCCCCCCTCCCTCCGCCTCAACCCTCCCCCCTACCACCTCTTCTTCGATCCCCTCTCCGCCTCCCTCCGCCGCTCCTTCCACCACCGTCACTCCgacaacaacaataatttcCCCTTCCAATCCTTCTCCGATAATGATGACCGTTCCAAAACCGCATTCGCCTCCGACGACGTTCCCGTGGACTTCACCGTCCGTTCCATGGCGGCGCGTGTGGCCACAATCGACGACGCGCTGCTGCTCAAAACCTCTCCCTTAAGAGAAGGATGGAGCGACTGGTTCGACAAGAAGAGTGTGTTTTTAAGAAAGGATAGAATGTTCAGATCCAACTTCGACGTGCTTAACCCTCTCAACAACCCCTTGCTTCAAGATCCCGACGCCGGCGCCGCCACCACCGGACTCACCAGGGGGGACAGAATTGTCCAGAAGTGGTGGATCCATGAGTTCAAGAAAGTTCCATTCCCTGGTATCAAGAAGAAGGCTCCTCTTAATGTCAATGTCAACACTCTCACCAAAGTTGGCATAGAACGCAGAACTTTGAATCATAACCACAACaacaatgatgatgataataataataatgagattATTAAAGAAGTTGTAAATTCTGGTAGCAATGGTGGTGAATCGAGCATTCAGAAAGATGTTGATGTTATTGGTGCTGATAGAGGTGTGTCTGTGAAGAATCATGTTGTAAATTCTGGTAGCAATGGTGGTGAATCGAGCATTGAGAAAGATGTTGATGTTGTTGGTGCTGCTAGGGGTGTGTCTGTGAAGAATCATGTGTATGCAGATGGGGATACTTGGGGCTACTACCCTGGATTGCCGCGGCTGCGATTGTCGTTCAGTGATTTCATGGATGAGTTTTTCAGGCTGGGGAAATGTGTTACTAGAGTGTTTATGGTGTGGAATTCGCCACCTTGGATGTACACTGTTCGGCATCAGCGTGGTCTCGAGAGTTTGCTCTTTCATCACCCCGATGCTTGTGTTGTTGTGTTCTCCGAGACGGTGGAACTTGATTTCTTCAAGGACAGCTTTGTTAAGGATGG GTACAAAGTTGCTGTTGCTATGCCAAATCTTGATGAGCTTCTGAAGGATATGCCTGCTCACATTTTTGCTTCTGTGTGGTTTGAATGGAAGAAGACAAATTTCTATTCTACTCATTACAGTGAGCTTATCCGCCTTGCTGCTCTGTACAA GTATGGTGGGATCTATCTAGATTCAGATATCATCGTGTTGAAGccgatttcttttcttaataattCTGTTGGTATGGAGGGTCATGGTGCTGGAAGTGCTTTGAATGGTGCTGTAATGTCTTTTCCAAGACACAG TTTGTTCGTAAAGGAGTGTTTGGAAGAGTTCTACATGACATATGATGATACCAGTTTGAGAGGGAATGGTGCTGATCTGTTGACGAGGGTTGCTCGAAAATATTTAGGAGATGAGAATAAATCTGTTAAGCACTTGGAGTTGAAAGTAGAACCCTCTTATATCTTCTTCCCTGTTAGTTCTCAGAACATAACAAG ATACTTCATTTTGTGCTTGTGTACCTTACCTGAATTAAACTGCAAACAGATACTTCATTGCACCGACGACAGAGACTGA